In the Phaseolus vulgaris cultivar G19833 chromosome 7, P. vulgaris v2.0, whole genome shotgun sequence genome, one interval contains:
- the LOC137827834 gene encoding protein tesmin/TSO1-like CXC 2 isoform X1, whose product MDTPDRSKINTPLSQFEDSPVFNYISNLSPIEPVKSVHITQTFNSLSFSSPPSVFTSPHVNCHRESRFLRRHNLLDASKPKGSSEDINNVYLCEKTPADSSQPCHESSEPQENTNPNISIRDASNELCNENPNISVEVPQGLKYNLASPGYDPVISADEADSLLELPGKPGSDVAYVPDDSEKNSIEGEMHPPGLCQNEEKIEGPDCGVDDLITEASDLLMFSPPNLTEAFKDINKQLNPSTKLTNFRTLLQQSATNDGQQMHIVDAVASGSEHEIENHPCEPGAATDTVQRQDNHSNVALVASNPTEKMDDKLLYVTHRGIRRRCLDFEMASVQRKNLDGKSHTNSSTEKSDEMDVSKGKQVLPIKHSGDSRKCVLPGIGLHLNALATLNDCKNIKIEKLLAGRQPNMPSSSSSVQLSASQEHQLALVPASVEKDLEPSENEVQPGEDCTQPLLLMAGEDFQQNSPKRKRRRLEPDGEGESCKRCNCKKSKCLKLYCECFAAGVYCIEPCSCRDCFNKPIHVDTVLQTRQQIESRNPLAFAPKVIRSSDSVPEIGDDPNKTPASARHKRGCNCKKSSCLKKYCECYQGGVGCSISCRCEGCKNTYGRKDGSVPSGIEAKPEEETEACEKGVMENASHKTETQNIENHPDHALPTTPLRISRSLLPLPFSSKGKPPRSFVTTISSSGLFVSQKLGKSSAPRSQPKFDKPLQTVPDDDSPVTCIKTSSPNGKRISSPNCDVGSSPTRRGGRKLILQSIPSFPSLTPHNLRSD is encoded by the exons ATGGACACGCCGGATAGGAGCAAGATCAACACCCCTCTTTCCCAGTTTGAG GATTCACCTGTATTTAACTATATCAGTAATCTATCTCCTATAGAGCCCGTTAAGTCTGTTCACATTACTCAGACCTTCAATTCGCTCAGCTTTTCATCCCCTCCTTCTGTTTTCACATCACCCCATGTCAACTGTCACAGGGAATCCAGATTCCTCAGGAG GCATAACCTTTTGGACGCATCCAAACCCAAGGGTTCATCTGAAGATATAAATAATGTTTATTTATGTGAAAAGACTCCAGCAGATTCATCTCAGCCATGTCATGAATCAAGTGAGCCGCAGGAAAATACCAATCCAAATATTTCCATAAGAGATGCCTCAAACGAGCTATGTAATGAAAACCCAAATATCTCAGTTGAGGTCCCACAAGGCCTAAAATATAATTTGGCTAGCCCAGGGTATGATCCTGTGATCTCTGCTGATGAGGCTGACTCTCTTTTGGAACTGCCGGGCAAGCCAGGATCAGATGTTGCCTATGTTCCAGATGACTCTGAAAAGAATTCAATTGAGGGTGAAATGCATCCTCCAGGGTTATGTCAAAATGAGGAAAAAATTGAAGGCCCGGATTGTGGTGTGGATGATTTAATTACTGAAGCCTCTGATCTGTTAATGTTTAGTCCCCCAAATTTGACAGAAGCTTTTAAGgatataaataaacaattaaatccTTCTACAAAGCTTACCAATTTTAGGACTTTGTTACAACAATCTGCCACCAATGATGGTCAACAAATGCACATTGTTGATGCAGTTGCTTCTGGTTCAGAACATGAAATTGAAAATCATCCTTGTGAACCTGGAGCAGCCACAGACACAGTTCAGAGACAGGACAATCATAGCAATGTTGCTTTGGTGGCTAGCAATCCAACTGAGAAAATGGATGATAAG CTTCTTTATGTGACACACCGTGGTATACGGAGACGCTGTCTAGATTTTGAGATGGCCAGTGTGCAAAGGAAGAACCTAGATGGTAAATCACACACCAATTCTAGTACAGAAAAGTCTGATGAGATGGATGTTAGTAAAGGAAAGCAAGTGCTCCCCATAAAACATAGTGGGGATTCACGGAAGTGTGTTTTGCCTGGAATTGGTTTGCACTTGAATGCACTTGCAACCTTAAATGATtgcaaaaacataaaaattgagAAGTTGCTAGCTGGAAGGCAACCTAACATGCCCAGCTCCTCTTCATCCGTGCAACTTTCTGCAAGCCAAGAACATCAACTAGCGTTGGTGCCTGCATCAGTGGAAAAAGATTTGGAGCCATCAGAGAATGAAGTTCAGCCTGGTGAAGATTGTACCCAGCCTTTGCTTCTCATGGCTGGTGAAGATTTCCAGCAGAATAGTCCAAAAAGGAAAAG GCGCAGGTTAGAACCAGATGGGGAAGGGGAGTCTTGCAAGCGTTGTAATTGTAAGAAATCAAAGTGTTTAAAGCT ttatTGTGAGTGCTTTGCTGCGGGAGTCTACTGCATAGAGCCATGTTCATGTCGTGATTGCTTCAACAAGCCTATTCATGTTGATACCGTTCTTCAAACTCGCCAGCAGATTGAGTCTCGAAATCCACTTGCTTTTGCTCCTAAAGTCATACGGAGTTCTGATTCTGTGCCTGAAATTGGG GATGACCCTAACAAAACTCCAGCTTCAGCCCGACACAAAAGAGGATGTAATTGCAAGAAATCAAGCTGCTTAAAGAAATACTGTGAATGTTATCAG GGTGGTGTTGGTTGCTCCATAAGCTGCAGATGTGAAGGATGCAAGAACACATATGGTAGAAAGGATG GTTCTGTTCCTTCTGGAATAGAAGCCAAGCCCGAAGAAGAAACAGAAGCATGTGAAAAGGGTGTGATGGAAAATGCTTCACATAAAACTGAAACACAGAATATTGAAAACCATCCAGACCATGCTCTTCCTACAACACCATTACGTATTTCCAG ATCATTGCTCCCATTACCCTTTTCATCAAAGGGCAAGCCACCGAGATCTTTTGTTACTACCATCTCCAGTTCTGGATTGTTTGTGAGCCAAAAGCTCGGGAAATCAAGTGCTCCGCGGTCTCAACCTAAATTTGACAAGCCTTTACAAACTGTTCCGGATGATGACTCTCCTGTCACCTGCATCAAAACTTCTTCTCCAAATGGCAAGAGGATCTCCTCTCCTAATTGTGACGTGGGATCATCTCCTACTCGCAGAGGTGGGAGGAAGTTGATTTTACAATCTATCCCTTCCTTTCCTTCTCTCACCCCTCACAATCTTCGGAGTGACTGA
- the LOC137827834 gene encoding protein tesmin/TSO1-like CXC 2 isoform X2, whose amino-acid sequence MDTPDRSKINTPLSQFEDSPVFNYISNLSPIEPVKSVHITQTFNSLSFSSPPSVFTSPHVNCHRESRFLRRHNLLDASKPKGSSEDINNVYLCEKTPADSSQPCHESSEPQENTNPNISIRDASNELCNENPNISVEVPQGLKYNLASPGYDPVISADEADSLLELPGKPGSDVAYVPDDSEKNSIEGEMHPPGLCQNEEKIEGPDCGVDDLITEASDLLMFSPPNLTEAFKDINKQLNPSTKLTNFRTLLQQSATNDGQQMHIVDAVASGSEHEIENHPCEPGAATDTVQRQDNHSNVALVASNPTEKMDDKLLYVTHRGIRRRCLDFEMASVQRKNLDGKSHTNSSTEKSDEMDVSKGKQVLPIKHSGDSRKCVLPGIGLHLNALATLNDCKNIKIEKLLAGRQPNMPSSSSSVQLSASQEHQLALVPASVEKDLEPSENEVQPGEDCTQPLLLMAGEDFQQNSPKRKRLEPDGEGESCKRCNCKKSKCLKLYCECFAAGVYCIEPCSCRDCFNKPIHVDTVLQTRQQIESRNPLAFAPKVIRSSDSVPEIGDDPNKTPASARHKRGCNCKKSSCLKKYCECYQGGVGCSISCRCEGCKNTYGRKDGSVPSGIEAKPEEETEACEKGVMENASHKTETQNIENHPDHALPTTPLRISRSLLPLPFSSKGKPPRSFVTTISSSGLFVSQKLGKSSAPRSQPKFDKPLQTVPDDDSPVTCIKTSSPNGKRISSPNCDVGSSPTRRGGRKLILQSIPSFPSLTPHNLRSD is encoded by the exons ATGGACACGCCGGATAGGAGCAAGATCAACACCCCTCTTTCCCAGTTTGAG GATTCACCTGTATTTAACTATATCAGTAATCTATCTCCTATAGAGCCCGTTAAGTCTGTTCACATTACTCAGACCTTCAATTCGCTCAGCTTTTCATCCCCTCCTTCTGTTTTCACATCACCCCATGTCAACTGTCACAGGGAATCCAGATTCCTCAGGAG GCATAACCTTTTGGACGCATCCAAACCCAAGGGTTCATCTGAAGATATAAATAATGTTTATTTATGTGAAAAGACTCCAGCAGATTCATCTCAGCCATGTCATGAATCAAGTGAGCCGCAGGAAAATACCAATCCAAATATTTCCATAAGAGATGCCTCAAACGAGCTATGTAATGAAAACCCAAATATCTCAGTTGAGGTCCCACAAGGCCTAAAATATAATTTGGCTAGCCCAGGGTATGATCCTGTGATCTCTGCTGATGAGGCTGACTCTCTTTTGGAACTGCCGGGCAAGCCAGGATCAGATGTTGCCTATGTTCCAGATGACTCTGAAAAGAATTCAATTGAGGGTGAAATGCATCCTCCAGGGTTATGTCAAAATGAGGAAAAAATTGAAGGCCCGGATTGTGGTGTGGATGATTTAATTACTGAAGCCTCTGATCTGTTAATGTTTAGTCCCCCAAATTTGACAGAAGCTTTTAAGgatataaataaacaattaaatccTTCTACAAAGCTTACCAATTTTAGGACTTTGTTACAACAATCTGCCACCAATGATGGTCAACAAATGCACATTGTTGATGCAGTTGCTTCTGGTTCAGAACATGAAATTGAAAATCATCCTTGTGAACCTGGAGCAGCCACAGACACAGTTCAGAGACAGGACAATCATAGCAATGTTGCTTTGGTGGCTAGCAATCCAACTGAGAAAATGGATGATAAG CTTCTTTATGTGACACACCGTGGTATACGGAGACGCTGTCTAGATTTTGAGATGGCCAGTGTGCAAAGGAAGAACCTAGATGGTAAATCACACACCAATTCTAGTACAGAAAAGTCTGATGAGATGGATGTTAGTAAAGGAAAGCAAGTGCTCCCCATAAAACATAGTGGGGATTCACGGAAGTGTGTTTTGCCTGGAATTGGTTTGCACTTGAATGCACTTGCAACCTTAAATGATtgcaaaaacataaaaattgagAAGTTGCTAGCTGGAAGGCAACCTAACATGCCCAGCTCCTCTTCATCCGTGCAACTTTCTGCAAGCCAAGAACATCAACTAGCGTTGGTGCCTGCATCAGTGGAAAAAGATTTGGAGCCATCAGAGAATGAAGTTCAGCCTGGTGAAGATTGTACCCAGCCTTTGCTTCTCATGGCTGGTGAAGATTTCCAGCAGAATAGTCCAAAAAGGAAAAG GTTAGAACCAGATGGGGAAGGGGAGTCTTGCAAGCGTTGTAATTGTAAGAAATCAAAGTGTTTAAAGCT ttatTGTGAGTGCTTTGCTGCGGGAGTCTACTGCATAGAGCCATGTTCATGTCGTGATTGCTTCAACAAGCCTATTCATGTTGATACCGTTCTTCAAACTCGCCAGCAGATTGAGTCTCGAAATCCACTTGCTTTTGCTCCTAAAGTCATACGGAGTTCTGATTCTGTGCCTGAAATTGGG GATGACCCTAACAAAACTCCAGCTTCAGCCCGACACAAAAGAGGATGTAATTGCAAGAAATCAAGCTGCTTAAAGAAATACTGTGAATGTTATCAG GGTGGTGTTGGTTGCTCCATAAGCTGCAGATGTGAAGGATGCAAGAACACATATGGTAGAAAGGATG GTTCTGTTCCTTCTGGAATAGAAGCCAAGCCCGAAGAAGAAACAGAAGCATGTGAAAAGGGTGTGATGGAAAATGCTTCACATAAAACTGAAACACAGAATATTGAAAACCATCCAGACCATGCTCTTCCTACAACACCATTACGTATTTCCAG ATCATTGCTCCCATTACCCTTTTCATCAAAGGGCAAGCCACCGAGATCTTTTGTTACTACCATCTCCAGTTCTGGATTGTTTGTGAGCCAAAAGCTCGGGAAATCAAGTGCTCCGCGGTCTCAACCTAAATTTGACAAGCCTTTACAAACTGTTCCGGATGATGACTCTCCTGTCACCTGCATCAAAACTTCTTCTCCAAATGGCAAGAGGATCTCCTCTCCTAATTGTGACGTGGGATCATCTCCTACTCGCAGAGGTGGGAGGAAGTTGATTTTACAATCTATCCCTTCCTTTCCTTCTCTCACCCCTCACAATCTTCGGAGTGACTGA